From the genome of Malus sylvestris chromosome 13, drMalSylv7.2, whole genome shotgun sequence:
AAGACAGAAGAGTGCCAAATGTCCTAGTACTTAAATTCATTTCACTAAGAAATGATTTCTACTCAAGCTTGAATCAACCAAATAATATACCAACAGAAGTACCATACATATAATACAAGGCCCTTTGTAGACCTACACAACCGCCACCGGCACAGCAACTTAAAGAGGCAGCTACTAATTATTACCATTAAAAAGCTAAAACATTTTGGGAAAGAGTAAAATATAGTTAGTCCCTGAACTTGGAGCCTAGTTTAGAATTGGTCCATGAGCTAAAAAACCGTTATTTGATCCTTGAATTTGATAAAATGTACAGAACCAGTCCTTTTGATCAACACCGTTAACAACTCCGCCTAAAATCGCCATGTGACACGCACATGAGCTTCACAATAGGGGTATATCAGGAAAAACACCAACCATTTGACATAGAAAGTTGACGTGGTGCCGCTGCAAATCTGCTCGCGGTGGAGTTGTGGAGCTGTAATTGGGTTTCGAGTCCCATGCGGTAAAGAACAggtcacatcttcaaatttgcACATTATTCAGGGTGTAACTGGATTGGGTTAGGTTGTGTGGTAACCAGAAAAGTGGCTCCAGGTTGGGTCTCGAGGGGGACTTGCGTGTCAGAAGCTTGGGAGTCATCTCCCATCTTAAAATATGCTCACACTTTTATTCCCGTGCGGTAATCGAAGAATAAGGAACCTTGCTCATGAGATTCGCGATTGCAGATTTTTGATTCGAggtttctgtttctttttttttctgaaattttcCATGCCGCAGCAACAAGGGGAGTGCTAGCTAATTTCGTGGTTCATGTTGCACCTCCTCCAAATCCCCCTCCATACTGAAGTTGGATTCTTTCCATTTTAGATCAAGAACCAATGCCATTTGATACCATACCATGAAATCAAGGACAAGAGTTCAATCTGATACTCTTCCTTATTGTACTTCATTAACAAAGATAATACAACAGCTCATTAATTTGTTCGCTCTCTATcgttctcttttcttctccaagATAGCCTCCTATACCCTTATAATGAAGTTCACGTGCCCGTCACATGGTGATTTTAGACAGAATTGTTAACAGTGTCAATTAAAAGGACCAGTTCTGCACGTTTTATCAAATTCAAGGACTAAAATTAACGGAATTTTAGTTCAAGAactgtgggaccatgattttccaaatttggttccaacaagaACCAATTCTAAACTAGGCTCCAAGTTCAGGGAATAATTCTATATTTTACTCTTttgggaaaagaagaaaagaagatcaTTCTGTCATACAAAATGAAACTTAGTAAAGAAGATATGATAATGCTATTCTTATATCATTCCATAAGAAATGAAAACTTACATTCAGCATCTTGAGATGATGGCTGTTAAACTCCGCCTCGCTATAAGGAAGTAACTGGCGCAAAAGCCAACCACCATACCATAATGTCTCTGCAGATATATTTGAACGGCAAAAAAGACTGACCAATGCATCAAGCACCTAGGTAGCACACCCAGAAATAAAATTAGGTTGTAAGTTTCAAAACAGGTAAATTGTAGACTGCAATTCAATTGAATAATACAAAGGGGAAAATGAAGCTTTGTGTGTACCACTTATTGTATAAATGCATCCACAAATACACTCTTATTGTATAAATTTAGGGATTAAAGACAACGAATGAAATTATGCACATAACAGCTGGCTCACATCCAAACATCTTAAACTTATGGAACAGTGGTTAACAAGAAAAATGTAATCTCTAAATATGAAATCATGACTTTAAACCAGAACaatttaatataatttcaaAACAAGAAATCATGAGTTTAGAATATATAGTAGTACTGTAGTGATATGGACAGACCCTCGCATGATATGAAGTGTTAGAATATATAGTAGTACTGTAGTAGTTGGCTCACATCCTAACAGCTTAAGCTATTGGAGACAGTGTAAGCGACTATTGACTCTAGCTCTACGTGTCACATAAGGACCTCTCCGACATCACTAAGCCCACATGTGGAAACCAACAAAAGTTGGGAGGATCGAGCTGCAGACTCATAAAATCTTGCGGCCATTTATAATTTTGACAGTTGACTACTGTTTCCCAAAAGCTTAAGCAGTTAGGATGTCAGAGTAACTATCATTTTATATTCTAAGCCTACGTGtcaaaaaccctaaaagaaTCTCCTAATCAATGGTTAAAGAACACAAGACTGTAATATAGTGAATTAAGTAAAATCTttgcaaaacaaaccaaaagaaataGAAGTAAAATTCAAATCAAAATGCCATGCCTAAGGCTAGTTTCCTAAAAGTTCTAAAAGATGCAACCGCCACAAGTCACTGGGGAGTGAGAGTTATTTAGCATATAAATGATCTCAAAATAATCATTGGTTTGCATTGAGAGCTTTTTGGTGCTTCATCTTATTTAGTTCACCAAAGTTAACTTTAACTGGGCCTATTTTTTAACCAAGAAAATTCAACAAGGCCAACCATTTGACAGAAACTGTTTTGAAAGTTCAACATTcaattaaattcaaatttttttacccCAATTACCTGAAATCTATGCACTTGAGGACTAGCCCTCACTTCCAGAGAAGAACATGACAGTCCAAACTGTTCCTGCAGAttacaaaaaatataaagtCAACCAACCAATGAAGGAATTATCATGATAGACAACAACTCACAATGTAAACATACTATaacctcaaacaaaaaaaatctagaACTGGAAACCATTTAACCTTTATAAGCTGTGAACTTGAATAACCataacaatttaaaaccaagtGTTACTACATAATGATAGCACAATTGTTAATTTATTTACCCGCTTTGAAATCTTGGAACCCTTTATATAAAACAAGGCGACTTCAGCTTTATAAAATATATCATACTAATAAAACATGGCTTTGTGAACTTGTAAAACCTCTTGCAATGACAGTGCAAAAATTTCACTCTACATAGTAAATATAAAACTTGGAACCTAAGTTCTTTAAACTGCACAGAACAATTGGATACAATTGAAAACACATTCTTGTACGCAAATACAAATGAGTCACTGACGAAATCACTAGTACTGAAACATTTTCTGTTAGATATAGACAGGAAATATATGAGAAAAGGATAGATGAAGGGTGTTGGAAAAATTGTGGATGGTGttacagaaaataaaaaataaatagaaaaagttTTTTTGCATTTATTTCTCCCTTCTCCTTCCCTCCCACCACCTTCTTCACCTCGCTTTTCCCCCACAGTAATTTCCCTCTTCCTAACAAAAAActaataacaaaaacaaaaggtttCTTTTTCCtcgaaaataaaacaaaaactcaaaatgttATCAAACAAGGAAGATGTGAGTTAGCCCCGGTTGGCAAGGGCAACGCGTACACCACCTTGCACCCGAGTTCAAATCAAATAGGTTTCTTTTTTCCttggaaacaaaacaaaaatcaaaaggtTATTAAACAAGGAAGATGTGAGTTAGTCCAGTTGGCAAGGGCAGTGTGTCCACCACCTTGCACCCAAGTTCGAATCCCACTCCCCACAGGTTAGAATAGTATAAATTAGTTTAGACCATCACTCGTCGTAACCTTTCCATTTGTTCCcacgagagagagggagagggaaacCATGACTACCTTAAGCTTTTGTAGAGAACTATCAAGCTCACTACCACATTCAATACCATCTTTTGACGAGCTACCTTCTGAAGAAAAAAGTTGCTCTTCTCCTGAGACTTCACCAACCAAAGCTTGCTGCAAGAATAAAACAAGAAATGCATTAAATTGCGTACTAATCAATACAGTAACATTTTCATTCGAATAATTTAGATAGTCAGAGTAAAAGCATCAAAACCTCAAAAAGGGAATACACAGATTAAGATACCCAGAAGAATAGCCAAACATTGAGGCAGCGCATTGCTCTGGATatgagttttaaaaaaaaaaaaaaagtggtggTAAAAACCCAGGCCAATATCAAGTAATTCAGAAAGCAACACATGCAGCGTGAATTTTATATACACTCGATTACACAAAACACTTAGACATCCTTTTTaagatatcattttttttttccatggtAATAACTTTTGTGAGTTAGTAAAGAGATAAATGAAAAGAATTGTAAATGAAAATAAGGAAATTAAGTAATTATTCCTCGATAGTGACCTAATTTCGAATAACtagaggaataatgagatcTAAGATTCTTGTTTAAATTCCTTGGTTGGAAATGGGACAGCGCTGTCTcatatatggacaaaaaaaataaaatcattgcTTAATAAAGAAGGCGGCAGAATGGACCTTAGTCACAAAAAAAGTCTGTACAAAGcacaagaaaggaaaagaaaatacacGAGACGTATGACTGCACAAACAATTCCAATTCCTCGAGCAAGTCATATTGTAATCTGGGGACATTAATTGGTCCTACCTAAGTCTCCTTTTTATCTTTTGGGGTATATAGTAGTGGAAAACCAAATCAACTGCTGAAGCCAACCATTCAAAACCAAAGTGTCCAGTTTAGTTCTGCATTTGTTGTTTTTATAAAGTTTGACTTGGTGTTTCAACTTCCAAAACTGAATTcttctttggttttcaaaaatttcaaaaatatgttaTCAAGCTGACTTGAAGGATGCCACTCATAGGTCTACCAAATTACATACAATAATCCCTCTACATTAGCATTCACCTAACCCAACTAACAGCTGCTTTACCCTTTTAATTTGTCATCTACATCATCACGAGACAAAGATACCAACCATTCTAGTAACTCTCTTGGTCCTAGGAATTTTACTTATATACTCGTATCCCAAACAGAAAAGTATCACAAAGTAACTTTACAAAGGCATACCAGCAGAAGTTTCTTATGTTGTTTGCGTTGAGGAAGAATTCCAAGAGCATCTAGCATTAATTCATCCAATTCTACAAAGTGGATATTTGGTAAGAAACAGTTAGAAGAAGCATTGTTGTGAATTTGAAAGAGGGGATTTTAGTAAGAAACTGTGACAAGTAGCAGTTGTGTTAATTTGACAGAAGTATATTCTGGTAAGAAAGTGATAAAAGCCAGTTGCTATGAAATCTGCATATCAGCAATATAACCTTTTGTCTGCAGTAAAGTAGCTAGTACAGTCAACGAACCAGCAACTTGTATATCATCCCCACTCGCAATATAAGAAATCAAAGCCTCCCTACATCATGATAAACAATAAACAAGACAGTACAAAGGAAACAAGTGAAAAAGTTAGCCATAAAACGCAATTCTGCTCATGACTCATAGAAGTTCAAATATGAAAAAGAACCTAAGAGCTGTGTGTCTATCAAAGAGCCATGACCACTCTTTTTCATGGTTGTATCCTTGAAACTCAAGGTCCGTCCTATATTCAAAATGTTGAGATGGAGCCCAAGAATGGCACTAGTAGTCTAGTAGAAGCGTATAAAAAGGATATTTCTGTAAAAGATTTAGTTAGACACACAGCTCTAGGTTGGATTGAATGGTCAAAGAAAATTCATGACAAGATCCCAATAATTTATGAATAAGTATGCATGTAGCAGACCCAAAAGATCTAGGATTAGGCCAATTCATTTGAGTGATGTTACTGAGATTGTTTGACAGAATTACATGTGCACGAATTCAAACTCCAGAGATGATCTAAAGAGTTTAAGGCTTGATTTCCTTGAACAGTTATCAACAAGAACAGAACCTTGTTCTAAGTTCTAACTATAATCGAGAGTCACGAACCAAGAGTTCTTAAACAGTCTCTATATCTCAACAAAATTAGTAAACCAAATCAATAATAACATTCTCACTCAGAATTCTATGATTAACTGCGCAATCAAAACTCTGATGTCAGCTGTAATCAATGTTATTACGTTACCTCAAAGACAAATGAGAATCACAATAATCATTTTCTCTTGTGACATCCACTGAGTGGATTTGGGGAGAGCTTGACAAGTTTGTCACGTCAACTCTTAATATTCCAACACCTTCCTTGGTATTACTGCCTGGCGGTTGGCTTTCATGTGCAAAGCCATAGAAAGGCATACAGCCATTTGGTTTAGCTCCAGACTTTGGAAAGAAAGAATCCAATGGAAAGAAAAGAGCAGCACAAATGGTATTTGCCAAATCCTTGATTTTCACTATGTGCAGGATGCAACAAACCAAGTACAAAGACGTGGCAGCACCAATTTGTATCCCCTGAATTTACAGGCTACCAAAGGTTAAATAAGAGCATGTTGCATTCTTATAATTATGGAATAAGAAAAATGGGTATGTATCCATACTTCGACAGCTTTTATTGTAAGTGAAGGAAGAAGCAGCGGGAATATCAAAAGCTTCAAGATGTTATCTGTAATTAACCTCCCAACATCAGGAATTCCTGCAGAAATAACATCACTAAAATAGTAGAGATTGTCCTCGATCTCATCAACAGCAGCAGAAATTAATGCAGTTGTGTCTGCAGACTCTGCACCCGGATTTCTGTTTCATCATTCCAATGAAACCTTTCAGAGAAAATAAATTCATTCTTCTAAAGTAAAATCAAAACATAATTATGACTCTTACTTCATAGAGTCTGAAACCAAGGCATTTAGATTGATGCACTGCTTTCGGAAAAATGTAACTAGGTTTGAAAAATAATCTGCATGAGGGGCACTGGTGATATATCTGTTGACACTTTCATCTCCCACTGAAAAATCACATCAAACTTTCATGTATTAAAATAAGTTGCACACAACAAATTTTAAAtctgagagagggagagagagggcagGGGGGAATGAAGCTTATTAAGCAGAGAGGGAAAAACTGAAACTCACCATGATAAACATTAAGTGTCAAAGCCCGTATGGCAGTGCGGACCATGCTCTCCTCATGAAAGGCAAATCGTATTGCCTCAACATAGAGTGGAAATGAAACCACTTCATCCTAGATGCACAAAAGGAGATACATGCATGGCTATCATATATgaaactagaaaataaagagatTAACTAATGGATGTATACTTTACATGCAAAATTTGTAAGTCATTGCCGACAGGCAAGCAATATAAATTTGAGGCGTGATGGGTAAATAACCCTCCATTCCTCATACTACATCTCCCTTGTACATGAATGCATTTTGTAAAAGTTGAGGCCATTCGAAAGGATCTATCCAATATTGATGTGTAGTTTTTCATCCTTTGTAATGAAGTTTACTATCTAgagctacttttttttttttttttttttttttgagaagactACCTAGAGTTACTTGTAACGTCAGAAAATGACAACCAATATATGGTTGATAGACAAGTTATTAGGTATCTTGGGTAATAATAAATTAGGAATCTTGCATTCAAGTCATTAGGTATCTTGGGTAATTTTTCTTCGTAATAATGAATAATgaaaagaggtcgcacttggtgcgatggcaagtgccttcgcccatgagcggtaggtctcgggttcgagacttgggagcagcctctccataaatgggggtaaggctagccgacattcacctctcccagaccctgcgtaaagcgggagccttgtgcactgggtacgaccttttaataATGAATAATGAAAGCCCTATACGTcataataaacaataaaaagaaagaatcaTTACTTACATTTTGAGTCTTTACAAGCAGAGAAATTGTATTCCTGTCTAGCTTCCCACTTATTGCTCTTCGCGGACCATACAGTGGAATCAAACAACATAACCAACCAAACATGTCAGAAAGGTACTGTTTGAAGATAAGTTGTAAGGATATGCGGTGACCGTAAGCATCAATTACCATAAGAACAACAAAGAGACCAAAAACAAACCTTAAGAAGGATATGTAGTACGACAGTAGCTCTTCATTTTGGAAGTCAAATGAATACGTTATCAAGTAGTTCATATGTTCATTACTGAACATGTAGTCTGCAAAGAAAGTTGATTGATCAAGGCACCAAATCTATTAGCATGCCATCACCAACTGGAGCAACTAGAGAAACTGAAAATTATCTGGTTCTTTCTTCAAATGCAACTTACATATAGCGTGTTCATTTTTTAGGTTCTGGATCATAATGCTGATTGTCTGTAGTAACTGAAGTGACACAGTCATAGTTCTGCTAACCTTCAATATACGTACAAACTCTCCCATGACTTGCTTCTCCATGAAAAATCTACAAAATTGACAGAGCATTATGAAACGCTAGCAATATGATATGTACATCCAGCAACACTAAGCATTGAGAAGTCTTACTCAAAAAAGGTGGAGTCATGCTGGTCTCCATACGTTATTAACTCCGCAATGGATCTCAGCGCCTCAATAACGAAATCCTTTAAACAGACTAGATGTTGGTACATTGAGgaaaaaattctaataacatAATTCAGCTgaaagaggaagaaaatggacTCCAGTCACCTTGTTTACTTCATTCACAATTTGAACTTTTATCAGCTGATCAGTTAAATACCTGCTCAATTAAAACAAATGTATATAGAAAATATATACCACCAAAAGACCAATAGAGGTTCAAGATTGGAAACACATCGAAAGGAAAAAATGTGATTGAAAATAAGGATCTATTTGACAAGAGACTAAAGAAATAGGATCTTAGGATATTAGGTACTATGTATTAGAAAAGCACAAGTACTTTAACCAGAAACATACAAGCAGATTCTTATATATTATGAAACAGTCTTTGATAATACAAGTATAGGTTAATAATTATATAGCATATACTTGGTTATGGTCATATTTCTACTAATTCATATTCAAGTTTTTCAAGATCTGGCATGACTGTAGCTTGTTTCAAACCTATAACTATACCAAACGAATTCCTTAAATGAGATCTTGATTCACGGAACATAGATCAAACATGGAAGATTGAGATACTCATTTAAGAGTGCACTGATGGCTTACAGTTACTCGATAACAAAAGTTTTTACTAAAACACAATGTCATGTATTGCAGAACCTAAGGAGGTCTCGTATTtagtgtttatgtaattttgttTAAATTCACATCTGAAACTATacttagtgtgtgtgtgtgtgtgtgtgtgtgtgtgtgtgtgtgtgtgtgtgtgtgtgtgtgtgtgtgtgtgtgtgcgtgcacCTAGAGGGGCCTGCGCCCCTCCTCGTCATGCTACACCAGTGATAAAAAATCATCCTACAATTAATAAGAAGTGAACATGAACATCAAAACAAGAAGATAAAATCTTTACTCAGTTCCAGCTTATGCATTTGATTTCAAGGTCTAGTAAGTTAATTGTAGGCCATTCGTAAATCATCATGAACCGCTTCCAAATCAAGATTCATCTTCACCAGGCTAGTCATGGAGCAAGCAGTATTCTTCATTATTGATTATTTAGAACTTAAAAATGTAGAATAGTATACGACTTGGATTTTAACTAGCTTTCCACCTTAGCTTTACAGCTCCAGTGGAGACCCAGAGGGTTAAAAATGCATGCTCTCCTACCCTAGATGAATTAGTTGCGGCAAGAGCGGCCAGGTCACTAGCTGATAGAGATGAAGATTCAACTTTGTTTTCCAAAGAACATTCAGGCAGGTGCAGCATGCCATTTACACAAACCCCACTCCTTTCACTAATGTCAAGCTGGAAACCGctcgtaattttcaattcaaacatttggtATCATTCGGTAATTGTCAATTCAAACACTCGGTATCAATTCAAACATTCGGTATCCAAGTTTCTGGCAACCAAGAACAGCACCGCTTAAAACTCAACTCACTCACTGAACTATAAACCAAAACGATTGGATACCAGCAATGTTAGGTTCTGTCGACACTAATTCTAAACTGAATTTTCCATTTCCCTATTTTCCAACCACTTTTCTCATAACAATAAACCAAAAGGAATCGCCTTTGCACCACATTAACTCTGAGAGTCCAAATTACaatccaaaattcaaattctcaGTCACAACACAATCAAATTAATCAAACCAAACACGCAGCAGACCCTTAATTACGTTAATTAACCATAAACACCAACTAAATAATCCCCAAatccaacaaaaaaattaaaattagcgATAAACCGAGCTCGAAATCAATGACAAACCTGAGCTCGTCTAAGGAGAAGCGATCCCTGGACTTCCAAAACGAAAACCACATGATTTGAATTCTTAATCGTTTTTCCCTTCGGAATTGATCAGATTAGAGCGAGCTCACTGTTGGAATTCATGGCGGTAGGGATTTCTAAGATCGAAGACGAACGGAATGGTTTTATAGAACATCGAGTTGCAGAGCAAAGCAGCTTcggaggaggagggaggagagagagagagagagagagagagagagagagagagagagagatgtgtttgtttCTGATCAGGAGAAGGAAAGCATGAAACAGAAATTTTGCCAGAAAGGCTTGCGGAGCTGGCGGCAACACTGGGTCGCCGGGTTCTGGACcgggtttaaattttttttctgggCATGCCTATTGGTTCATTTGCTCGGTTCTTTTAAGGCAGGGTTTGGGCCGGTTGACATCTTTTTATTGGGCCGGGCTCCGGGGATTTTGTGATTTGGATCCTTCTACATTACCGTAGTAAATGTAAAATTTTTGTTATAAAAGATATTCGTTGCTTTACCccttaaatttgtaaattttctcctgaacttttatttttgaattttctccTCAACTACCCCTCTTAACTTTTGCAATTAGACAAATCTTCCATGTTGTTAGATTTTCGGATTTCCATCCAGCATTTTGTTATCTTTGTCATGTGTTGTCCGCATGAGAGATTTCCAAGAGTAAATGACTTATTTTCTCCCTCACTAACACCCATCCACGTTCCCTCCCTTTCATCTGTTTGAAATTAATTACTAGTGAGGGGCGCAATGACTTCTTTATCCTCTGAAGTTTCTCAAGGGGAACACTTGACAAAGATGAATAGAATACTGGATGAATTAAAAGTTCATGAGAAAAATTGATAGTGCCTTGCAAGCTCAAGGAGCAATTAGTAAGTAGCTCATGTTATATCATCTCTTGACACtcaagaaattaatgaaaaaaatccTTCTAATTATGCACTTGCATGAAATGAGAATAAAGGACGACACTCTCTTCAAACCCTTAAACACAGTTTCATCCTCTTTCACCTTCCACGTTTTAAGGATTAATGAAAACTTTCGAAGAATGAATGACTCTTGGGAGCTTCAAATTAAGTATGCCAACGATTTTTCCcaagtattgcatgtattttcgCACTTCTAAAAATTTATACATTTGAGTTTTATTCTGCATTTTAGCACCGAACACATACAGTTCGGTAGTTCATGTGGATAGGTGTGTAGATGAGTGGTTTTGAAAGTTGGATGTGTGGATCTGAGGGCAGGAGAACAAAGATAGTCGGTGGCGAGAAGGCAAGAcaacaacaagaagaaaaatcaGGGAAAACTAATAGAAAGAAGAGAGGGTTTCCACCGACCCTAAAAGGATTAGGGCCGGCGgcaagaagagaaaacaaggtTTTGTACTGCTCTCACACATAGAGAATAAGCTATCACCCTCAGAGAGAAAGTCTCTCACACCCGGAGAGAAAATAAGTTGGTCGTGGACGTTTGACTCTAGGAGTATGGATTTAAATCAgttattatcatttttttttcaacaccAAATATTAATAATCGTTGAAATCTTTAGTTTTAGTCATAATCTCTAAAAACCAAGGAATACGGACTTAACTCGGTTAtttccttgaagatgaagacTGCCTGTTGAAGTTTCGACCATTATTGGATACTTGGATGATGGATATGTTAAGTTTGATTTGAGTTTGTTGAAATTTTGGAAGACTTTTTCCGAGTTCAAAGAAGGTTAGTTGGGAATTACACCCTACTTGTAGTCATGAATCATGATCAAGCAAATTTACAACTTACAAAGTATCGAACTTAGGACCTTCCGTTATCTTCTTTAGGGAACTGATGTTCGCACTTTTTCACAGGCCACTTGTCGTGGTTCTCGACTGCCAACCTTTGTTTTAAAgagaaaaacatgaaaataaagGTTCACAAGAAATTATAATTGGTCAAAAAGAGCTATTGGAAAGCTTTTTACGACAGAAACTCTTCTTTATTTAGACTTGTGCAAACCACAACTCAACTCTATATTGCACGTCCATTTAATGCAAATAGAATAACCGTTTCCCCTACCTACACAAGGACCTCTCTAAATTGCCTGCTTTGGTTGGTCACAAATCTTGACCAATGAATAACAAGAAtgtttgctctctctctctctctctctctctctctctctctctctctctctctcttaatacATCTTAAGGCTGCTTGATTATTTATTTAGATTTACGCAAGCTTATCAATGACATAGTTaggtttttaaataattaagaaTCTTGCACATTGAAGACTTGACCTGCACCAGATGGGTGTAAAGTTACGGTGAATGGGATAACTAGGCTTTTACAAGTGGACCGATCGAGACATGTAGGAAGAGGTTAGTTTCATTTGCATTGGATGCAGCATGCGTAATTGTCTATATTCCACGTAGATCAAGCACTTA
Proteins encoded in this window:
- the LOC126596102 gene encoding protein TRANSPARENT TESTA 9 isoform X2, with translation MYQHLVCLKDFVIEALRSIAELITYGDQHDSTFFEFFMEKQVMGEFVRILKVSRTMTVSLQLLQTISIMIQNLKNEHAIYYMFSNEHMNYLITYSFDFQNEELLSYYISFLRAISGKLDRNTISLLVKTQNDEVVSFPLYVEAIRFAFHEESMVRTAIRALTLNVYHVGDESVNRYITSAPHADYFSNLVTFFRKQCINLNALVSDSMKNPGAESADTTALISAAVDEIEDNLYYFSDVISAGIPDVGRLITDNILKLLIFPLLLPSLTIKAVEGIQIGAATSLYLVCCILHIVKIKDLANTICAALFFPLDSFFPKSGAKPNGCMPFYGFAHESQPPGSNTKEGVGILRVDVTNLSSSPQIHSVDVTRENDYCDSHLSLREALISYIASGDDIQVAGSLTVLATLLQTKELDELMLDALGILPQRKQHKKLLLQALVGEVSGEEQLFSSEGSSSKDGIECGSELDSSLQKLKEQFGLSCSSLEVRASPQVHRFQVLDALVSLFCRSNISAETLWYGGWLLRQLLPYSEAEFNSHHLKMLNDSYKNCASALLMETRGVWPDLLVTVLCDEWKRCKRAIEAFAPRKEPKCILLSSQRFSSEDGITSDSSFAAGERMCELVKVFVLLHQLQIFSLGRTLPEKPPIKPPADAFEYSRAQSAGLDAAGPKLGTELRLVDAVPCRIAFERGKERHFSFLAISLGASGWVVLAEELPLKEPYGVVRMVAPLAGTNPKPDDRHSRWLHLRIRPSTLPFVEPARYGAYGKAKTKALVDGRWTLAFRDEESCNSALSMVLEEMNLQSNEVERRLKPLLDLENFVESSNSSRDPPRTSSPHSTLSNSF
- the LOC126596102 gene encoding protein TRANSPARENT TESTA 9 isoform X3 encodes the protein MEKQVMGEFVRILKVSRTMTVSLQLLQTISIMIQNLKNEHAIYYMFSNEHMNYLITYSFDFQNEELLSYYISFLRAISGKLDRNTISLLVKTQNDEVVSFPLYVEAIRFAFHEESMVRTAIRALTLNVYHVGDESVNRYITSAPHADYFSNLVTFFRKQCINLNALVSDSMKNPGAESADTTALISAAVDEIEDNLYYFSDVISAGIPDVGRLITDNILKLLIFPLLLPSLTIKAVEGIQIGAATSLYLVCCILHIVKIKDLANTICAALFFPLDSFFPKSGAKPNGCMPFYGFAHESQPPGSNTKEGVGILRVDVTNLSSSPQIHSVDVTRENDYCDSHLSLREALISYIASGDDIQVAGSLTVLATLLQTKELDELMLDALGILPQRKQHKKLLLQALVGEVSGEEQLFSSEGSSSKDGIECGSELDSSLQKLKEQFGLSCSSLEVRASPQVHRFQVLDALVSLFCRSNISAETLWYGGWLLRQLLPYSEAEFNSHHLKMLNDSYKNCASALLMETRGVWPDLLVTVLCDEWKRCKRAIEAFAPRKEPKCILLSSQRFSSEDGITSDSSFAAGERMCELVKVFVLLHQLQIFSLGRTLPEKPPIKPPADAFEYSRAQSAGLDAAGPKLGTELRLVDAVPCRIAFERGKERHFSFLAISLGASGWVVLAEELPLKEPYGVVRMVAPLAGTNPKPDDRHSRWLHLRIRPSTLPFVEPARYGAYGKAKTKALVDGRWTLAFRDEESCNSALSMVLEEMNLQSNEVERRLKPLLDLENFVESSNSSRDPPRTSSPHSTLSNSF
- the LOC126596102 gene encoding protein TRANSPARENT TESTA 9 isoform X1, which codes for MWFSFWKSRDRFSLDELRYLTDQLIKVQIVNEVNKDFVIEALRSIAELITYGDQHDSTFFEFFMEKQVMGEFVRILKVSRTMTVSLQLLQTISIMIQNLKNEHAIYYMFSNEHMNYLITYSFDFQNEELLSYYISFLRAISGKLDRNTISLLVKTQNDEVVSFPLYVEAIRFAFHEESMVRTAIRALTLNVYHVGDESVNRYITSAPHADYFSNLVTFFRKQCINLNALVSDSMKNPGAESADTTALISAAVDEIEDNLYYFSDVISAGIPDVGRLITDNILKLLIFPLLLPSLTIKAVEGIQIGAATSLYLVCCILHIVKIKDLANTICAALFFPLDSFFPKSGAKPNGCMPFYGFAHESQPPGSNTKEGVGILRVDVTNLSSSPQIHSVDVTRENDYCDSHLSLREALISYIASGDDIQVAGSLTVLATLLQTKELDELMLDALGILPQRKQHKKLLLQALVGEVSGEEQLFSSEGSSSKDGIECGSELDSSLQKLKEQFGLSCSSLEVRASPQVHRFQVLDALVSLFCRSNISAETLWYGGWLLRQLLPYSEAEFNSHHLKMLNDSYKNCASALLMETRGVWPDLLVTVLCDEWKRCKRAIEAFAPRKEPKCILLSSQRFSSEDGITSDSSFAAGERMCELVKVFVLLHQLQIFSLGRTLPEKPPIKPPADAFEYSRAQSAGLDAAGPKLGTELRLVDAVPCRIAFERGKERHFSFLAISLGASGWVVLAEELPLKEPYGVVRMVAPLAGTNPKPDDRHSRWLHLRIRPSTLPFVEPARYGAYGKAKTKALVDGRWTLAFRDEESCNSALSMVLEEMNLQSNEVERRLKPLLDLENFVESSNSSRDPPRTSSPHSTLSNSF